The region GTGAAGTCACGCATCACCCACGCCCCGTTGGACAGGGGCTGCGGGCCCCCCGCCGCCGCGGGCACCCCGTCGGGGCGCCCGGCCTCGTGTCCGGTCCAGGCGGCGATCTCGGCCAGGAACGCCGGATCGGCCGACTGCCGCTGGTGGGCCTGGCGGGCCAACCAGCCCAATTCGGAGCGCTGCTGCGGATCCGTGACCAGATGCAGCCAGGCGCCCTCCTCGGTGGCGGCGCGGGTGAGCTCGTAGCGGGCGGGGGAGGCCACCGCCACCTCGGCGAACGGACGCCTGTTGGTCCTGCGCCGTGGAACCGCCGCGAGCAGCCGCTGCTGCTCGGGTGTGGCTCGTCGCCGACCGCCCCGACGGACGATCGCGACGAGATCGGGGTTCGCGGGATCGGGCAGGACGGTCACCACCGGTCTGATCCCCAGCCCGATCAGTCCGAGCCGGAGGTTGAACAGAGCGGCCCCACCTGCGATCCGCAGCTCCCGGCCGTCGGGGTCGGCGACGCGGAGTTTTCGTCCTCGATCGAGGTGGACCTCGATCCAGTCCGGGGTCAGGCGAAACCGCCACGGCTGCGTGTTGTGCAGCGACGGGGCCAACGCCGCCGTCTGCAGGAGCCTGCGCACCTGCTCCTCGGACAGCCCCAATGCCTGCGTGATCGTGCCCATCACCGCTCACCGTCTCCGTACCCGGCGGGTGTCCGCCATGACTTGCGAGCCTGCTCGTGGCCGCCGACGGCGGGTAGCGTCGAAGGTCCCGTTCGGCCGGGGTATTCGTCCCACCGCCCGGGAGGCCGTCAGCAACGCGGTGCGTCACTCCGGCGCCGGCTGCACAACCTGGCCGAGCGCGCCGAACAACTCGGCGGCACCTTCGCCGTCGCGCCGCGCCACGGCGGGGGGACCCGTCTGCAGTGGCGGGTGCCGCTCGACTGACCCGGGCCCGGAGGGCCGACCGGGCCGTCAGCGCGCGCCGGGGCGGCGGCGTTCGGTCGCGTAGACCGCCGCCTCGGTGCGGCGGGCGAAACCCAGCTTGTGCAGCAACGAGGAGACGTAGTTCTTGACCGTCTTCTCCGCCAGGTAGAGCTCGGCGCCGATCTGCCGGTTCGTCAACCCGTCCGCGATCAACTCGAGGATCCGCCGCTCCTGCGGGCTGAGCGACTCGAACTTCGGGTCCGTGGGCTCCGCGCCGCGGCGCAGCCGTTCGAGTACCAGGCCCGTGGCCTTGGGGTCCAGCAGCGAACCGCCCGCGGCCACGGTCCGCACCGCCCCGACGAGATCGATGCCGGCGACCTGCTTGAGCAGGTACCCCGAGGCCCCCGCCATGATCGCGCCGAAGAGCGCCTCGTCGTCGGAGAACGAGGTCAGCATCAGACACGCCGGGGGAGGTGTCATCACCGAGCGGATGTTCCGGCACACCGTGACCCCGTCACCGTCGGGCAGGCGAACGTCCAGGATCGCCACGTCCGGCCGCAGGGCCGGCACCCGGGCCAGGGCCTGCGCCGCCGTACCGGCCTCGCCCACCACCTCGATGTCGTCCTCGGTCTCGAGCAGTTGGGCGATACCGCGGCGGACGATCTCGTGGTCGTCGAGCAGGAACACCGAGATGGTCAACGTGTCCTCCGTGGGCCGATGCGACGACGCTAGCCCGGCGCCGGGCCCTGCGTCGCTGATCGCTCGGCCCTGGCCGGTAGGGCCGATGGTCCCGCCTCCTCCCGGCGTGCGAGGACCTTCGCCCGCGAGGGGACTACCGGATGCCCTGGCCCGGTCGGGGCTGATCGGCGACCCTGGTGCGGTGGGCCCGGCGGGCCCGGGACGGAGGACCAGACATGCACGACCCCTCGACGGCTGCCCCACCGGACCGCCGGCCGGTCCTGGTCGCGGTCGATGCCTCGCAGGCCGGGCGCGACGCGGCACGGTGGGCGTCGGACCTCGCCGTCCGATCGGGCGCGGAGCTGCGGCTCCTGCACGTCGCTGCAAGCCCGGAGACTCCTGCGTGGCTGTCGGAGCTGGCCGCGTCCCTCGGGCCCGGGGCGACGGCCGAGGTCGTCCTCGACTCTGATCCCGGTCCTCGGCGCATCGGCGAGCTTCCTGGCGGAGCGAACCGCCGGCGCGCATATGCTCGTCGTCGGAAGCTTCGGCGAGGGCACCTCCGGCGGGCTCCTCGCCGGGACCGTGGCGGAGGCGCTCAGCGGGGCGACGCGGTGCCCCCTCGTGGTGGTCCGCGGGCCGGAGCCGGACGCGCCACCTCCGACCGAGGGTCCCGTCGTCGTCGGTGTCGACGCCACGAGGGCGGGAACGGCCGCCCTCGACGCCGCCGCGGACATCGCCGCCGCGCTGCCGGCGCCGCTCGTCGTGGTGTACGCCTGGTCCGACGTCACCGCTGGTCCCGGTGGCGGGGCTCACCGGGCCGGAGAGGACTGGAGCGCTCTGGCCGCCTCCGCCGAGACCGTGCTGAGGGATGCCGCGGCCCGGGTCGCCGAGCGGGCGCCGCACGTCGAGGTCGAGACCCGGGCGTTGCGCGACACCCCGCTCCGGGCCCTGCTCGACCTTGCCGGGACGGCCCGCCTCGTGGTCGTGGGCCCGCGGAGTGATCACCACGCCCCGCGGCGGGAGGACGGTATGCTGCTCGGCTCGACGAGCCGCGGCCTGGTCGGGTTCGCACCCTGCCCGGTCCTCGTCGTGCCCGGCACGACCACGGCCGGAGCCACGACCGCGAGTACCTGACCGGGTCACCGGGCCGCGCCGTCGCCGGCGCGGCCCAAGGTCAGCGGTGCAGGACCGATCGCAGCGGCCGGCGCGGAGTGGCCTCGAGCGGAGCGGAATCCGCCGGTGGGTGACCGACGCGAATGATCAGCTGCGGATACTCGGGTAGGCGCAGGGCCTCCATCTGGATCCGCTCCCGCGTCGCGCTGATTTCCAGGGCCTGGCTCAGCGGTGCGGTGGCCAGCCCGGATCGGGTCGCGGTGAGCAGGACCGCGCTCATCGCCTCACCCGCCTGGACCGCGCTCGGCACGTCGTCGCGCGCGGTGGCGAGCACGAGCAGGAGGCCACCGTCGGGGCCGAACGCCGGATCGGCGGCCTGCTGTCCGGACGGGAAGCGGCGCAGGTAGCTCGCGGTGTACGCGTCGCGGGGCGGGACGGAGGTTGCGGGAATCCCGTCGTGCGCGTTCGCGTACCGGTGGGTCCAGGTCAACAGCTCGCTCAGGTAGCCCGGGCGGTGTGGCTGCGAGGTGGCGGCCTCGGCCAGGACGACGTGGAGGCGGGCGGCCGCGGCGGGGTCGGTCACCGCTTGCAGGACGGTCCCGAATCCGCTCGCCCGATCGACCATCGCGCGCAGGGCGGCGGTCGAGACGGGTTCCTGGGCGTAGGGCCGGCGGTCGGTGTGCCGGCGGCCGAGCTGGCCGAAGAGCGCGGCGTCCGCCCGGTTCGGCGCGCCGGAGCGCGTTCGCACGGTGGCGAGATGGTCTCGGCTCTCCGGGTCGGGGAGCCGATCGGTCTCGGTGGCCACGCCGAGCCCGGCCAGCGCCACCTGCAGGTGGTGCAGGGCGGCGCCACAGCTGATCAGCATGTCCCGCCCGTCCGGGTCGGTGCCCGTCAGCTGCCGGTTCCGATCGGCGAACAGCTCGACCCGGTCCGCCCCGATCCGCCAGCACCACGGCTGGGTGTTGTGCAC is a window of Pseudonocardia sp. T1-2H DNA encoding:
- a CDS encoding Acg family FMN-binding oxidoreductase — encoded protein: MGTITQALGLSEEQVRRLLQTAALAPSLHNTQPWRFRLTPDWIEVHLDRGRKLRVADPDGRELRIAGGAALFNLRLGLIGLGIRPVVTVLPDPANPDLVAIVRRGGRRRATPEQQRLLAAVPRRRTNRRPFAEVAVASPARYELTRAATEEGAWLHLVTDPQQRSELGWLARQAHQRQSADPAFLAEIAAWTGHEAGRPDGVPAAAGGPQPLSNGAWVMRDFTGGTGRIDGPDFEAEPLIGVLSVHTDGPREEIRAGEALQRVLLTATVHGLSVSFLSQLVEIPDVRDRMRRLLSGTRPPLAVLRIGHGWPVAATPRLRVEDLVLPASAATSTTPAHTDKELADDPHRA
- a CDS encoding response regulator transcription factor produces the protein MTISVFLLDDHEIVRRGIAQLLETEDDIEVVGEAGTAAQALARVPALRPDVAILDVRLPDGDGVTVCRNIRSVMTPPPACLMLTSFSDDEALFGAIMAGASGYLLKQVAGIDLVGAVRTVAAGGSLLDPKATGLVLERLRRGAEPTDPKFESLSPQERRILELIADGLTNRQIGAELYLAEKTVKNYVSSLLHKLGFARRTEAAVYATERRRPGAR
- a CDS encoding universal stress protein encodes the protein MLVVGSFGEGTSGGLLAGTVAEALSGATRCPLVVVRGPEPDAPPPTEGPVVVGVDATRAGTAALDAAADIAAALPAPLVVVYAWSDVTAGPGGGAHRAGEDWSALAASAETVLRDAAARVAERAPHVEVETRALRDTPLRALLDLAGTARLVVVGPRSDHHAPRREDGMLLGSTSRGLVGFAPCPVLVVPGTTTAGATTAST
- a CDS encoding Acg family FMN-binding oxidoreductase, whose amino-acid sequence is MNSDDRPTTLSTRPADHDRLQHAVELALQAPSVHNTQPWCWRIGADRVELFADRNRQLTGTDPDGRDMLISCGAALHHLQVALAGLGVATETDRLPDPESRDHLATVRTRSGAPNRADAALFGQLGRRHTDRRPYAQEPVSTAALRAMVDRASGFGTVLQAVTDPAAAARLHVVLAEAATSQPHRPGYLSELLTWTHRYANAHDGIPATSVPPRDAYTASYLRRFPSGQQAADPAFGPDGGLLLVLATARDDVPSAVQAGEAMSAVLLTATRSGLATAPLSQALEISATRERIQMEALRLPEYPQLIIRVGHPPADSAPLEATPRRPLRSVLHR